The sequence TCACGCCCCAACCCGTACTCCGAGCGCAGATCACCAATGGACAGCAACTCGCTACTCATCCTGCCCCCCCGCCTGCCGGTGAAGGAAGCTCTGCACTGCCTCTCTGGGAACCAGCCACTTACGGCCAAACTTCTGTGACGCCAGCTCTCCGGTTGTCAGGAGCTTGATCACGCTGTTTCTGGATAGATTCAGCGAGGTCATGACCTCCTGCACGGTGTACACGAGCGGGGCAATTTTAGGACTCGAGTCCTGTTTTCTTCTGGGCATAGTGAGCCCTCCTCCCAGCCTGCGGGCTGGGTCGGTTTGGTGAAGGCCTGCCAGAAGAAGAGGACTGCTAAGCTGCAGATCCCCTGTGTCTTCTGGTGCAGGCGGTCAAAAGGAGGGGTCGCACATGATTGGCGTCGCGTCGACCCTTCCTTGCGTTTTGATCCTCTTTCTCGCTTCTCCGTGCCCTCCATCGCACTGATCGGGATCATGACATGAGAGCTGCCAAACTTCTACTCAATACCCCTGTCACGTGGAGGTGACAGGGGTTCTTTTAGTCAAATCGATCTGTCACGCTGGGGTGACAAAAATTAAATAACTTATGTCTGGCGATGCTATGAAATACTAACGTAATCTAGGCTATCCTGTATTTTTGTCACGTGGAAGTGACAGTCGGAACTGAATGATTGGTGCAGGATTAGTAAAGACACTGCATGTCAGTTGAATTTTGTCGGGGTCAAGTGATTCTGGTTAAATTCCTTCAGTGGTGCGGCGGCAATCACTTTCTCTTCGTGGGCGCCGCAAGCTTGCTCAAGCGCTGTGACGGTTCGGTCAAGTTCTGCGAAGAGTGCCTGAAGACGCGGTCGCCCCTGTGCGCCGGGTGCGTGGCGATACGCGCTAACGAGCAGGCGGTAGTACTGCAAAGTTCCCTCCTGCCCTGCACTGAAGCGTTCAAAGAATGCCACGCGGCTCTCTGGACTGTCCCCAAACGCCAGGACGTCCGCGAGGATCGCGCGGGCATTGTGTAGCTTGTCCGACGCACTCACCAGCAGCGACGCCGCACCCTCGACATGCTCGGTGTCAATCAACCTGCGGAGATACGCAATCTTGCGTTCTGACCAAGGCGCCTTCTTCCCTTCGACCAGTGCCGTTTCCTCGGTCGCGCCGGACACCAATTTCTCGACCTGTTCACCGAACTCCTGCCGGATCACGCGGCGTAATTCCTCTCTGGTCTCCCCGCGCCTTGCCACGTCGGTCTGGATGTTCTCCGGGCCGTCCTCCAGCGCGTCATGTAACAGCGCAGCGATGGCCTCATCCTCAGACGCACCAAATTCCAGGGCGATGGACGCGACGCCCAGCAGGTGGGAGAGGTACGGCACGGTGGCCGTCTCGTCTTTCGGTACCTTGCGGTACTGCCCGGCATGCCAGTGGTGCGCCCGCTCCAGGGCGTGCAGGAAACGGCCGGTCAGGGGGAAGTCGCTCATGCGGCCATCCTACAGATCGCTGAGTCTTCTTAAGCCATAGAGCCCATCAGCCTGCATTCCATTCACAGACAGCGGCAGATTCTGGTTGTCAGCCCTGAAGCGTGCCCAGTCCATCACTTGGCACCATCAATCAAGGCCGCACCAGATAACGCTCGTGTGCCTCTGAGAGTGTGGTCAATCTCAGGAGGGAGATCAGGGACGACGAATCACGGTCGTACCGGATGAGCCATTGACCTTGACGTTGATCCAGGTGCAGCCCGACACGGTACTGCAGTTGAGGAATCGGGTGGTCGGCTTCAACGCGTTGCATGGCCTCACTCAAGAGCATCTGATCGTGCTCCGGTGGGAGCAGGCGACCGTCTGCGCTGTAGCTGTAACCCATCAGCAGCATCGCCTGATCCACCACGGCGTCAATGTCCTTGACCCGAATGTCCAGTTGAACGGTGGCCGCCGTGGCCGTCTGCTCAAGCGTCTCGACCTGGAACTGGTAGTTCTCGGGATCGTAGGCGTGGCTCTGGGCCAGTGCGGCGGCAGCCGCTGCATTCATCTTCCCCCAGAATGTTTCCAGAGGTGAGCCGCGGCTGGAGTCCATGCCCCCCAACCGGCCGATGGTATTGATGTCGTTGGCGATGAGCGCCTGCGCGTACTGCTGGGCCACCTGTGCAGGCTGATGCATCCCTGTCCTCCCGCTCGAATAGAACGCCAGTGCCCCGCATAGACTCAGCACGAGGGCGCAAGGCAGCAGGACTCCGAGGCGCATCTCAGGGCCTCCTGCTCAATGCCACGTTCACCTGCTGGCGGGTCGAAGCGGGCAGTGTTCCCTGAATACTGCGAATGGCGAATGAGCTTCCCGGATTCATTCGGTCGGCACTCGTGGTGATCAAGAGGCGGTCCTACCTGACCAGATAGGTCTCATTGGCATCCAGGAGGTCACCTCGACGAATCACCCCCACAAGGGCCACCGTCTTGGGATCTTGTGGGTCCAGAATCCATCGGCCATCCTGCTGAACGGTTCGCACAGAGAGTCTGTAATGGAACGGCTTGATATTGGGATCTTCTCTGGCCCGCCGTTCAGCTTCATCAACGTCCATCTTTGGTTCTTCAGGAGCGACGAGCATTCCAGCAGCGTCCGTCGTGAAGCCCAACAGTTCATCCGTGCGGTGCGCAATGGCACTGTAGTTGGGGCGGTAGAGGTCAACTTGAATGTTGACGCCATTGTCGGTGGTGTCTGTTTCCAGGGTGTTCCATCGATAGTCAGTTAACTGCTGCGCCTGTCCCTGCCAGTACTGTTGCAACTGGTCGCCCAGCAACTTTCCGAACACCTGACTCATAGGCGTTCCATTCTCGGAATTCAGTCCAAGAAGGCGACCCATAGCATTGACGTCTTCTTCAATGGTTGCCGTGATAAAATTGTCTACCACCGTAGCTGGTTTTAACACGGCTTCCCGGCCATTCATCGCAATTCCCATGTAAGCTCCTGCTGCCAGAATCAGGGCAGTTGCGGGGATTAAGGTGGCTGCCCGTTTCATCGATACATCGCCGCCGGCACGTTCTTGCGTTTGAGAAGGGTGGAAACCTGCTCCTTCACCGAGTCGGGCAGCGAGGCGTAAATTCTCTGAGCGCTTCTGCGGTTGAGGTCATTGTCCCCGGCCTCGTACCACTTCTCAATCTGGTTGGTGGCGTTCATAACCCCGAGAGTCTCGTAATAATTGCCGTTAATCAGCATGGTCTCTGCGCGTAAACGCTGATTTTTGTCTTCCAAAGTGCTGATGAGTGTCTGTGCATCCACCATATTGACCAACAGGTGCAGATCGCCTTTTGCGAAAGAGGCCCTGAGAATGCTGACGATGAGAACGTCGTCTTTCCCGGAAGCCACAGGGATGGCACCTATGACTGGCACTGGCATGGGCTGTATCCGCATTGCTGGATTCTTGATCAGTGTCAGGAGAATCTCGGCCCGGTCGTATACGGAAGTTTTAGCGGCAGCCGCTGGATTGTTGAACGTCTTCTGCCACTGGGCGACCTGACTTTCAAAAGTGTCCAGTTGACTGCCAATGGCCCCCTCTGCGCCGCGCACAATACGGTTCCCCCAGGTGGCGTTGATGCCCTCCATGCTGGGTCGCATCCTCGCCGGCTGAATCTGGCTCAGGGGCGCGATGTTCTGCCCAGGGACATTCCCTGCCACGTTGCCGACCAATCGACCATCCCGCAGTGTGTACGGGTTTGGCGGCACCTTCCCCTGAGCGACCATCATTTCCATGCGTCGCCAAGTCTCCAGTCGCTCTGCCGACATGTCCGCGCCCAGCAGGTGCCGCATGGCCCCTGAAGTCCAGTTGAGATAGGACATCGCGTCTATGGCCTTCGCTGCGCCGCCCACTTTGTCTGGGAGGAGCTTTTTCATGTCTGCAAACATGCTTCGAGAGGCATTGTCGAATACACCGCCCATGCGGAAAAAATCTGCGCGGAAGTCGGATGGTTGGGCGCCATACGCCTTCTGGTAGCTCTGGGCGACCCATGACTCCGCGCGCGGAAGATCGAACCGGATGTGGGCGAGCATGGCTGACACCAGAGAAAAGACAGAATTGGGCAGTTGGGTCACCTGGTTTGCGCCCTGCATCCGCAGTGCGGTATCGAAGGACGCTTTCCAGTGAGGCTCAACCTTGTTCTTGATCGCCGTCAGATTGTCGGCGTAGAGCTTGTCGAAGTACAGCACGCACTGCATGACGTACGACGGGTAGTCATACGTTTTCTGCTCAGCGAACAGAATTTCGTTCTCCGTGACGTGACTATACACGCGCGCAAACCAGTACCGATAATCCCGCACTCCGGTTCTATCTGGCTTGAGCATGGTAGCGGCCCGTTGCCGTTGTCCGGTCAGCAATTGGCGGGCACCTGCAAGTAACACGCGGTACTTCTGCTCGTCCTCCACCACGTTGGGGTTTGGGGGATTGGCCTCGTCGCGAACGGGAGGATGGCCGCGCAGCTTGCCACTCTGCCGCCATTTGCTGGCAGTGGCAGGCGCCGCAGCCTTTCGTTGCACGACGTTGGGTGTTGTCCTGCTGAGAGAAGTCTGGAGCCGTGCGGGTGCTGAGCCTGAGGACCTGGGCAGGGTGCGGCTGAGTCGGGCACCCATGTTCCTGGCTTCGCTTTCCAGTCCGGCGTCGGGGTCGATGCCCCGCCCGACACGGCCCTGGCTCTGCTGGACCGTGTGCGTCACCTCATGCGCCAGCAACTCCAGTCCAGTCTGCGTGTTTGGGTTGAATCGCCCTGCCCGGAAAAAGATGTCCGTCCCTGTCGTGAACGCCACCGCATTCACGCCCTGGGCCAGCCGGTCCGCCTCGGTGTCGTCGTGAATCCGCACGCGGCTCAGGTCGTGATTCAGTCCCTGCTCCAGGTGCCGCTGGATCCCCTCCGGGAGGGGATTCCCTGCGCCCCTCCGGGCCTGGATGCGCTGCAACACGGGCTGGGTCGCTTCGGCGTCCAGCTCGGCCAGCTGGCGTTGTAGCGAGGTCAACGCATCGAAGTTCAGGGCTGCCTGCTCCTGCGCCATCTGACGTTGCAACGCTTCGTCTGTTGCCCGTTGGAGGGGCATGCGCTCGGCGGGAGAGACCATGCCGAGCACCACGCGAGACACCGGGGCGCTCAGCGCGTGGCGTTGCAGCGTGGCGAGGTGCTCCCCGTACGTGGCGTACCGGGCCGCTGGTTCGCCCCGATCCATGCGGAACCCCTGCCCCAGGGACTGGGCGACCTGGCGTTGCAGGGTCTGGAACTCCCCGAAGGTGCGGGTATCCAGCCGCTGACCTGCCACGGTCTCGGCGCGGGCGCGCATGACGGTCACCCAGTCGGACGGCGTGACGGGCCGCGCGGGAACCGGAGCCATAACTTCCCGCTGAACGCCCGGCGCCTCACTCAGGGCGGCCACCTGCCGCTGCACCACGTCGCGGGCACTGGAGAGGCGGGCCTCCTCCTGCCGCTGCAACGTCGCCGCGCGCAGCACCGGCTGAACCGCCTGCCCCTGGGCACGCGTGGGCGTGCTCAAGAGGCGCTGCACCGACAACGCCTGCCCGGAGGACTCCTGAGCTGGGCGGTGCAACGCCTCCTGGGCCGCGCGCACCCGGCTGGCCTTCCGCTGAAGCAGATGAACGCGTTCGGACATGACCGGCAGGTTACCCCGCAGCTGACCCGCCGGTGAGCAAAAGTGACCATCCCCGCCCGCCGGCGTCCAGCACGGCGTTACTCCGCCTGCTGGTTGCTCCCTTGTTCTCCTGTCAGGGCCTGCACGTTCGGCAGGCAGCGCCGCAGGGACCAGTCCACGTCACCGGCTTCCAGCGCTTCGGTCTGTACGAACATCAGGTGGTTGCGCAGCATGACGCTCATCCGCACGGCGTCCCGCTCGCGGTGATCACCGCGGAAGTACCACGCCTCTTCCTCCAGCCCATGCCCACGCACCAGGTACACCACGTAGTGCGGGTGAACCTCCTGCCCGTACGAAGTGAGCCGCACGACCCGGTACGGTGCGGTCAGGTGCTCGAACATCATCCACTGAGCCTGCCCAATGGCCTGCACCCGACTGTTGCCCGCACGTCGAACCTCCGCCCGATAACCCTCGTACGCGCGCATCGCGGCGTCCACCGGCAGGATCACGTTAGTCCCAGAGGACACCGGCACCCTCCTCATTCACACTCAGGTCACCCGAGCAGACCGGGCAGCGCCCCTCGAACGGCTCCCACTCGTGATCGGGACTTTCCGGGCAGCGCAGCTTCCGCTGCCGCCAGCTGAACGCCACGCCATCACCCCTGGACGTGTACTTCGGCTCCAGCCACTCCACGTCGTGCAACTCCTGGCAGGTCACGCAACTGATCGTCAGCGTGTAAGCCCGACGCATGCCCGCGTCAGGCCCGCCTGCCACGACCGCCTGATACCCGCACTGCGGGCAGTTGTGTTCCTTCTGATACCCCACGGTGAACCTCCCTGGCCCTGCACCCTAACGGGCACACCGATCAGGCGCACGCGCACCTGCCCGCACGCGTGAAAAAAGCCGCGCGTCCCCGCCCGACGGGGGCACCGCGCGACTCCCAATTTGCCTTACTCCGCGTCGTCGAACAGGCCGACCTGCCGCGCACCCTGCGCCCGCGTCAGCTTCTGCTCTTCCAGTTGCCGCAGGGCGTCCTCGAAACTGCTGGCCTGCGGGATGCCCACTCCGGGCGGGCGACCCCGACCCCTGGGGGCTGCGCTGGCCTCCACCGCTTCAGGCACCGCTGCGGGCTGGCCCGCCGGTTCACTGACCGCCTCGCGCACTTTGGGTGGGCGACCGCGCCGCTTCGGTTCCGCGCCTTCCGCACCCGCCTGCGCGTTCGCTCCGGGTGGGCGTCCCCGGCGTTTCACCTCCGCTCCGTCCCCGATGCCCGCTGCGGTTTTTGCGGGGCGACCCCGACCACGCTTCCCGCCTTCCGCTTCCCGCGCGGCGCGGATGCGCTCCAGCAGCACCGATGCGGGCTCGTCGTTCGGGTCCTGCGGCACCAGTTCCCCCCGGAACGCCTTGGCCAGCAGCGCCGGCGTCATGCGGTCGAAGGACGACAGGGCCGCCGCGTACTTCGCCTCAATACGATCCGCGATAGCAAAGAGAGATTCGACACGACGGACGATTTCAGCTTGCTCAGCAAGAGGAGGAAGCTGAAAAACTGTTCCTCTGATGTCGCCCAAAGTGAGGCCAACTTTCGTAGCTCCTCGCTGAATGTTCTTTAGATGAGCCAAGCCACCATTTGGCGCTGTCAAAAAGTATGCCAAATATCGTGCATTGTTTTCTGGCTTCGGTCGAGCCATACAGATATGCTGGTTAATATACGCCTCGCCAATGTCGTGATCGATATGGGCGATCATTCCCACGTCTGCCGTAATTGAAATCAGAATGTCGTCTACTTGAACTCGTGTGCGTAATCCCTCTGCTCCGCGGGGAGGTTTTACATGTTGGATGTTACGTAAATCAAGGGCTATGTTATGGTGTTCGAGATTCCCAATGCGTAGAAAAATGCTGCCTGATTCTGAATAGTATTCAGCCCATCCTCTTGAACCACTGGTAATAAAACTAAAGACATCATGCCCTGTAGCCTTCTCCCACTCTGCGTCTCCGCCTCCCCGCCATTCCCGCGTCAACTCCCCGCTCACTGCGGCGCTGAGGACGCTCTGGCGGAAGCGTTTCAGGAGCTTCGGTACGCGCTCCAGCCGCTCCCGCCCCGACTCCACACGCGCCAGCAGAGCATCAAGCTTATCGGCAATGCGGACTTGTTCGGGAAGCGGTGGTAGAGGAAGCTCAACAGCCCGAAGCTGCTTCAGGACGAGACGTTTGATTGCTGTTCCAGTCATGTCGCCCGTTAGCCTGCGAAACGTTGCCGGACTGTTCAGCCAGTGCTTCAAGAATCGAGGATCGAGGACGTTGTGGATTGGTTT comes from Deinococcus radiotolerans and encodes:
- a CDS encoding helix-turn-helix domain-containing protein, translated to MPRRKQDSSPKIAPLVYTVQEVMTSLNLSRNSVIKLLTTGELASQKFGRKWLVPREAVQSFLHRQAGGQDE
- a CDS encoding HD domain-containing protein, giving the protein MSDFPLTGRFLHALERAHHWHAGQYRKVPKDETATVPYLSHLLGVASIALEFGASEDEAIAALLHDALEDGPENIQTDVARRGETREELRRVIRQEFGEQVEKLVSGATEETALVEGKKAPWSERKIAYLRRLIDTEHVEGAASLLVSASDKLHNARAILADVLAFGDSPESRVAFFERFSAGQEGTLQYYRLLVSAYRHAPGAQGRPRLQALFAELDRTVTALEQACGAHEEKVIAAAPLKEFNQNHLTPTKFN
- a CDS encoding eCIS core domain-containing protein, which gives rise to MSERVHLLQRKASRVRAAQEALHRPAQESSGQALSVQRLLSTPTRAQGQAVQPVLRAATLQRQEEARLSSARDVVQRQVAALSEAPGVQREVMAPVPARPVTPSDWVTVMRARAETVAGQRLDTRTFGEFQTLQRQVAQSLGQGFRMDRGEPAARYATYGEHLATLQRHALSAPVSRVVLGMVSPAERMPLQRATDEALQRQMAQEQAALNFDALTSLQRQLAELDAEATQPVLQRIQARRGAGNPLPEGIQRHLEQGLNHDLSRVRIHDDTEADRLAQGVNAVAFTTGTDIFFRAGRFNPNTQTGLELLAHEVTHTVQQSQGRVGRGIDPDAGLESEARNMGARLSRTLPRSSGSAPARLQTSLSRTTPNVVQRKAAAPATASKWRQSGKLRGHPPVRDEANPPNPNVVEDEQKYRVLLAGARQLLTGQRQRAATMLKPDRTGVRDYRYWFARVYSHVTENEILFAEQKTYDYPSYVMQCVLYFDKLYADNLTAIKNKVEPHWKASFDTALRMQGANQVTQLPNSVFSLVSAMLAHIRFDLPRAESWVAQSYQKAYGAQPSDFRADFFRMGGVFDNASRSMFADMKKLLPDKVGGAAKAIDAMSYLNWTSGAMRHLLGADMSAERLETWRRMEMMVAQGKVPPNPYTLRDGRLVGNVAGNVPGQNIAPLSQIQPARMRPSMEGINATWGNRIVRGAEGAIGSQLDTFESQVAQWQKTFNNPAAAAKTSVYDRAEILLTLIKNPAMRIQPMPVPVIGAIPVASGKDDVLIVSILRASFAKGDLHLLVNMVDAQTLISTLEDKNQRLRAETMLINGNYYETLGVMNATNQIEKWYEAGDNDLNRRSAQRIYASLPDSVKEQVSTLLKRKNVPAAMYR
- a CDS encoding restriction endonuclease subunit S, with translation MYVTAKNIRRWGLDLDNVTYVTADVHREIYARCPVELGDVLYIKDGATTGIAVNNSTSEPFSLLSSVALIKPIHNVLDPRFLKHWLNSPATFRRLTGDMTGTAIKRLVLKQLRAVELPLPPLPEQVRIADKLDALLARVESGRERLERVPKLLKRFRQSVLSAAVSGELTREWRGGGDAEWEKATGHDVFSFITSGSRGWAEYYSESGSIFLRIGNLEHHNIALDLRNIQHVKPPRGAEGLRTRVQVDDILISITADVGMIAHIDHDIGEAYINQHICMARPKPENNARYLAYFLTAPNGGLAHLKNIQRGATKVGLTLGDIRGTVFQLPPLAEQAEIVRRVESLFAIADRIEAKYAAALSSFDRMTPALLAKAFRGELVPQDPNDEPASVLLERIRAAREAEGGKRGRGRPAKTAAGIGDGAEVKRRGRPPGANAQAGAEGAEPKRRGRPPKVREAVSEPAGQPAAVPEAVEASAAPRGRGRPPGVGIPQASSFEDALRQLEEQKLTRAQGARQVGLFDDAE